A window from Salvia miltiorrhiza cultivar Shanhuang (shh) chromosome 2, IMPLAD_Smil_shh, whole genome shotgun sequence encodes these proteins:
- the LOC131008618 gene encoding uncharacterized protein LOC131008618 isoform X2, producing MAKSCKGLATELVKCLSESDCVKVENRPYRECAKEKSPNVSSECVGLRETYFNCKRGQVDMRARIRGNKGY from the exons ATGGCGAAGTCCTGCAAGGGTCTGGCTACGGAGCTCGTCAAATGCCTCAGCGAATCGGATTGCGTTAAG GTGGAAAACCGGCCATACAGAGAGTGTGCTAAAGAGAAAAGCCCTAATGTTTCGAGTGAGTGTGTGGGACTGAGGGAAACGTATTTCAACTGCAAGAGAGGACAG GTTGATATGAGAGCTCGAATTCGTGGAAACAAGGGTTATTAG
- the LOC131008600 gene encoding ACT domain-containing protein ACR11 isoform X1 codes for MAVAMASSCSNFGLYSNLRAMEKQSNPRVSSFLCSFGLDPLQLSCINPKKSLSSSMSTFIPKASPSTAVEGGSSQETEDVVPTPIVIIDQDSDEDATIVEITFGDRLGALLDTMHALKSLGLNVVKANVYLDASGKHNKFAITKASTGRKVDDPELLEAIRLTIINNLLEYHPESSVQLAMGAAFGVTPPKTIDLDIATHIHVYDDGPEQSLLCVETADRPGLLVDLVKIITDINITVKSGEFDTEVTRGFHTNYFTSVILNFTAPWLALNVISLVGLAGQGKISCKLQR; via the exons ATGGCTGTAGCTATGGCTTCTAGTTGTAGTAATTTTGGGCTTTACAGCAATTTGAGGGCAATGGAGAAGCAATCTAATCCAAGGGTATCTTCATTTTTGTGCTCTTTTGGGTTGGATCCACTTCAGTTGTCATGCATTAATCCCAAGAAAAG CCTATCGTCTTCCATGAGTACATTTATACCAAAAGCGTCACCATCTACTGCTGTGGAG GGTGGAAGTTCTCAGGAGACAGAAGATGTAGTTCCCACCCCCATCGTAATAATAGATCAAGATTCTGATGAAGATGCTACCATTGTTGAAATCACCTTTGGGGATCGCCTTGGAGCTCTCCTCGATACA ATGCATGCTCTTAAGAGTCTTGGACTGAACGTTGTCAAGGCTAATGTATACCTAGATGCTTCCGGAAAACACAACAAGTTTGCTATTACTAAAGC CTCAACTGGAAGAAAGGTTGATGATCCGGAGCTGCTTGAGGCAATCCGTTTGACAATTATCAACAATCTGCTTGAGTATCACCCG GAGTCAAGCGTTCAGTTGGCGATGGGAGCTGCATTTGGTGTGACACCACCGAAAACG ATCGATCTGGATATTGCAACGCATATCCACGTCTATGATGATGGTCCCGAGCAAAG CTTGCTATGTGTAGAAACAGCTGATCGTCCAGGATTGCTGGTGGATCTTGTGAAGATCATCACTGATATAAATATCACTGTTAAATCTGGGGAGTTCGATACTGAGGTAACAAGAGGGTTTCATACAAACTATTTCACATCGGTTATTCTAAACTTTACAGCACCGTGGCTTGCATTAAATGTGATTTCCCTTGTAGGGCTTGCTGGCCAAGGCAAAATTTCATGTAAGCTACAACGGTAA
- the LOC131008618 gene encoding uncharacterized protein LOC131008618 isoform X1, with amino-acid sequence MAKSCKGLATELVKCLSESDCVKVENRPYRECAKEKSPNVSSECVGLRETYFNCKRGQACIPPLSLSHTFIISVSWFPC; translated from the exons ATGGCGAAGTCCTGCAAGGGTCTGGCTACGGAGCTCGTCAAATGCCTCAGCGAATCGGATTGCGTTAAG GTGGAAAACCGGCCATACAGAGAGTGTGCTAAAGAGAAAAGCCCTAATGTTTCGAGTGAGTGTGTGGGACTGAGGGAAACGTATTTCAACTGCAAGAGAGGACAGGCATGTattccccctctctctctctcacacacctTCATTATCTCAGTTAGTTGGTTTCCATGTTAA
- the LOC131008600 gene encoding ACT domain-containing protein ACR11 isoform X2, translated as MAVAMASSCSNFGLYSNLRAMEKQSNPRVSSFLCSFGLDPLQLSCINPKKSLSSSMSTFIPKASPSTAVEGGSSQETEDVVPTPIVIIDQDSDEDATIVEITFGDRLGALLDTMHALKSLGLNVVKANVYLDASGKHNKFAITKASTGRKVDDPELLEAIRLTIINNLLEYHPESSVQLAMGAAFGVTPPKTIDLDIATHIHVYDDGPEQSLLCVETADRPGLLVDLVKIITDINITVKSGEFDTEGLLAKAKFHVSYNGKALIKPLQQVLANSLRYFLRSPSTEEASF; from the exons ATGGCTGTAGCTATGGCTTCTAGTTGTAGTAATTTTGGGCTTTACAGCAATTTGAGGGCAATGGAGAAGCAATCTAATCCAAGGGTATCTTCATTTTTGTGCTCTTTTGGGTTGGATCCACTTCAGTTGTCATGCATTAATCCCAAGAAAAG CCTATCGTCTTCCATGAGTACATTTATACCAAAAGCGTCACCATCTACTGCTGTGGAG GGTGGAAGTTCTCAGGAGACAGAAGATGTAGTTCCCACCCCCATCGTAATAATAGATCAAGATTCTGATGAAGATGCTACCATTGTTGAAATCACCTTTGGGGATCGCCTTGGAGCTCTCCTCGATACA ATGCATGCTCTTAAGAGTCTTGGACTGAACGTTGTCAAGGCTAATGTATACCTAGATGCTTCCGGAAAACACAACAAGTTTGCTATTACTAAAGC CTCAACTGGAAGAAAGGTTGATGATCCGGAGCTGCTTGAGGCAATCCGTTTGACAATTATCAACAATCTGCTTGAGTATCACCCG GAGTCAAGCGTTCAGTTGGCGATGGGAGCTGCATTTGGTGTGACACCACCGAAAACG ATCGATCTGGATATTGCAACGCATATCCACGTCTATGATGATGGTCCCGAGCAAAG CTTGCTATGTGTAGAAACAGCTGATCGTCCAGGATTGCTGGTGGATCTTGTGAAGATCATCACTGATATAAATATCACTGTTAAATCTGGGGAGTTCGATACTGAG GGCTTGCTGGCCAAGGCAAAATTTCATGTAAGCTACAACGGTAAAGCCCTCATTAAGCCTCTTCAGCAG GTTCTTGCAAACAGTCTGCGATATTTCTTGAGGAGTCCGAGCACGGAGGAAGCAAGTTTTTGA